The following proteins come from a genomic window of Acomys russatus chromosome 17, mAcoRus1.1, whole genome shotgun sequence:
- the Pheta2 gene encoding sesquipedalian-2 — MKLNKRSVAHYALSDSPADHTGFLRTWGGPGTPPTPSGTGRRYWFVLKGNLLFSFESRESRAPLSLVVLEGCTVELAEAPVPEEFAFTIRFDAPGVRPHLLAADGQVAQEAWVKALSRASFGYMRLVVRELESQLQDARQSLALHRWAPQKAVASCSKSQAPDCRPPVPENGHFLPRDRSSPGTVEERGSRSIGRDMTEWELQGPASLLLSRGQSPVSPETSCFSTLHDWYGKEIMALRQGWQQRAEGSQPESEQLNRP; from the coding sequence ATGAAGCTGAACAAGAGGAGTGTGGCCCACTACGCACTGAGTGATTCTCCGGCGGACCACACTGGCTTTCTTCGTACTTGGGGAGGACCAGgcaccccacccactcccagtgGCACTGGCCGAAGATACTGGTTTGTTCTCAAGGGCAACCTGCTGTTCTCTTTTGAGAGTAGAGAAAGCCGGGCCCCCCTGAGCCTGGTGGTATTAGAGGGctgcacagtggagctggctgaGGCTCCTGTGCCTGAGGAATTTGCCTTCACCATTCGTTTTGATGCCCCGGGAGTACGCCCACACCTGCTGGCGGCAGATGGGCAGGTTGCCCAGGAGGCCTGGGTGAAGGCACTGTCTCGagccagctttggctacatgcGACTTGTGGTACGAGAACTGGAGAGCCAGCTGCAGGATGCCCGTCAGAGCCTGGCCTTGCATCGCTGGGCACCTCAGAAGGCTGTGGCCAGCTGCAGTAAGTCTCAGGCTCCTGACTGCCGGCCCCCGGTCCCCGAGAATGGCCACTTTCTCCCCAGGGACCGCAGCTCCCCTGGTACTGTGGAAGAAAGGGGGAGCAGGTCAATAGGTCGGGATATGACTGAGTGGGAGTTACAGGGCCCTGCCAGCCTCCTCCTAAGCAGAGGGCAGAGTCCTGTGTCCCCTGAGACTTCCTGTTTCTCTACCCTGCATGACTGGTATGGGAAGGAGATCATGGCTCTGAGGCAAGGGTGGCAGCAAAGAGCTGAGGGGAGCCAGCCAGAGAGCGAGCAACTGAACAGGCCCTGA